The genomic DNA TCTTTACGCCTTCTTATTCTTACGAACTACGCAGCAATTCAAGCCTTCCTACCGACCTCCCGAAACTTGTGGGCGTGGGTGGCCGCTACGGCAAGATGCCTGAATACAATCAGGCTTTTGGAATGAGTCCGGTCGCAGCCTCTGTAACGGTTGTCGCGAATCCTTCGAAAAATGCGGTTTCCTTGACGGCGTCCGTGAAGAACAATAGCGGCGCTTCCATCAAGAAGGTTGATTTCTACATCGGAACGACGCTTGTGGGTTCTGCAACATCAAGCCCGTACACGGTGAATGTGTCGGATGTTTCTGGCGGCACCTATAGCGCCATCGCCGTGGCGACGGATGCGAATGGACTTGAAGGCGTTTCCACGTACATGACTTTCAATGTTTCCGGTGAACATGTACCGACGGTGGGGACGCTCACCAAGAACGGGGCGGGTTCCTCGAACCAGCGGATTACCTTGGGTGAATCCATTGTGGCGTTCAGCTACGTATGGGGAAATTCCGAAGGCGTGACCGTAACGGGACTTCCGAATGGTGTCAGTTACTCAATTAACGAAAGCGAAAATCGTGTGTCGATCTCAGGAACTCCGACGGAAGCAGGCGAGTACGTCTACACCATCGTAACGGTCGGTGCCGACTCGAATGCCTCGGTAGTACGCACGATTTCCGTTATCGATCCGAATGCTCCAGCAAGTTCTTCGAGCGGCGAGGAATCAACAACCTTCGGTAATCGGTCCCTGAACATTGCAACCGAGGCTGAAACCTCCCTCTATCGCATCTTCGATATGCAGGGACGCCCGTTGTTTGTTGGCGGACATAAACCGGCGAAGATGCCTGCTGCCCGTGTCGTCGTGGTGGAGTATACAAAAAACGGCGCCCTCAAACGCCGCTACATACAGTAGTAAAGTCATTCTCGACCGAAGGGAGGCCGAACAGCACTTGGTTACTTGTAACCTTAGTGCGCATGGTCCCCGGACGGGGAAAATCCAGTACTAGATCCCGTCGCTACGCTCCAGGATGACACGTTCGTGTCACTTTCTGCTGTCCAGTATCTTCTGAGCCTGTTTGGCAATCATGTCGTTGCCGTTCATCTCGATGACCTTCTTGAGTCGGTTAATGCCGTCTTCGGTCTCGATGTTGTTCGTGACGCAGATTTCTCCTAGAACGTAAAGGGCTCGCCGAGCGAAGTTCTTGTCCTTCTCGCGGGAAAGTCCTTTTTTCAAAAACAGGATGGCCGCTTCGGGGGAATTCTTCGCCTTGGCAATTTCGCCCCATTCCAGCCACTGGTTGCTCATGAGCTCGATATAAAGTGTCGGGCTCGTCATGCGTTCGGCAAGCGATTTCACGAGGGCTCCGTCTATGGGGTGTTCCTGCAAAAGTTGGGTCATTGCCTGGGTGAGCTGGCGCTGTGCCTGGTCGAACTGCCCGATTTTGGCGCTTGCAAATCCGGCTTCAATCAGGGCTCGCGTCTTTGCCTTCATTTCTGCCATCGGGTTGCGGCTTGCTACACGGCGAGCTCGTTCGTCCAGCGTGTCGCGCTTGATCTCGCTCTTGGTTTTCCTTCGCGTTTCAATCTTGAGTCCGGCAAAGGCGCCTCCGGCAAAAGCGATCGGGGAAAGGACGGTGACGGCCCCGAAAATTCCCGGATTGATAAACCAGTTGATTCCCATATCCAAAACGAGTCCCGTAAAGCAGAGTGCTGAAACAGGGGAAGAAACCATGTCTTTTCGAGGCGCGAATGCGGTGGCCCCGAGTAGGAACGTAAGGGCGATGCTCATGCCCATGTAGCGTTCACCGTCATAGTGGTCGAAGAAACTCGTTCCCGTAAGAATCGAAACCAGGACGCCGCCGAACAAGGCGAGTGCTGCGATGCTGCCCCACAAGATATACCATTGCCAGCGACGTTCCAGCTGGATGGTTGCAAATACAAAGAAAATGGCGAAAACAAGGAAACTCCATACGCTCGGGAAAAGCATCCAGCTGGTAAGCAGGCGGTCGTAATCTCCTTTCTTGGGAATGAACGCCATGTGGTAGCGTGTAAACTTGTCGGTATAGTTGTCTATCCACTGGTCGAGTTCGTGCTTAAAGTCGGCTTCGCCAGGGTAGCGGTTGTGCTTTTCGATAAAGGCCTCTTTGCCGCCCTTGGTCTCCCACCATTCGCGGAAATCCTTTTTCATGATTTCGATGCGGTCTTCTACCATGTACGAAGGCTTTTGGGCAAGCGCCCTTTCGCGGAACTGGTCGAATTCTTCGTTGCGGATTTTTTCGGTCGGCTCCAGGCCCACGGACCTGAATTGCTCCGCGCCCGTTTCTTCCCACCATTGGTTGAACGACTCTTCGATACCGCTTTCGTAGCGATACTGGTTGATAAGGGGCATCACTCCGGTGATGGCGTTGAATATGCCGATGCCAATGATGATGACGAAAGTCAAGTAGTGGATTGGCTTGACCTTCTTTAAAAAGAACACTAAAGATTTTTTAAGGATACGACGAAACTTTTTCATATCCTGAATATATAATATTGATTTTCAAAAGAAAATTTTATTTTTCTTAAAAGCGGTTGTATTCGCGCAGCTGGTTCCACAAAAAGTCGGTGTTCACGTCGCGGTAGCCCTGGGCGTTGACTCTTTCGCGCAGCTT from uncultured Fibrobacter sp. includes the following:
- a CDS encoding Ig-like domain-containing protein is translated as FTPSYSYELRSNSSLPTDLPKLVGVGGRYGKMPEYNQAFGMSPVAASVTVVANPSKNAVSLTASVKNNSGASIKKVDFYIGTTLVGSATSSPYTVNVSDVSGGTYSAIAVATDANGLEGVSTYMTFNVSGEHVPTVGTLTKNGAGSSNQRITLGESIVAFSYVWGNSEGVTVTGLPNGVSYSINESENRVSISGTPTEAGEYVYTIVTVGADSNASVVRTISVIDPNAPASSSSGEESTTFGNRSLNIATEAETSLYRIFDMQGRPLFVGGHKPAKMPAARVVVVEYTKNGALKRRYIQ